From the Halorubellus sp. JP-L1 genome, one window contains:
- a CDS encoding aldehyde dehydrogenase, translating to MREYDLHIDGEFQASDGDDTISVTDPYDGEVWAHVPRGTATDVDRAVRAARNAFESEAWGEFTQSRRRTLLNEIADAVADNVEELAELETRQNGRIFAETKGQLGHVVEYLRYFGRLCEQAGSGRINPVDGTKEEMFCYTKREPYGVVGAVTPWNAPLLLSVWKLAPALAAGNAFVHKPSEQTPVSALRFAELVAEETSLPDGIYDVVPGYGTEAGSALVGHDDVDKVAFTGSTATGREIAAEAGRNLSAVSVELGGKSPNVVFPSADLENAINGVMKGIFASTGQVCMAGSRVLVHERVHDEFVAELVERLQGVEVGDPMDPETDVGPMAFREQWETVEEYVDLGVESGATLAYGGGMPEGAPGECFIEPTILTDVESDMRVAQEEIFGPVAAVIPFEDEADATRLANDVDFGLAAGVWTEDMRQAHRMVDAIDAGTVWVNQYRLVAPNVPFGGFKDSGIGREAGPEGLEEYYQTKSVWFDLAGDVRDPFAGDY from the coding sequence ATGAGGGAGTACGATCTCCACATCGACGGCGAGTTCCAGGCGTCCGACGGCGACGACACCATCTCGGTCACCGACCCGTACGACGGCGAGGTCTGGGCGCACGTCCCCCGAGGCACGGCGACGGACGTCGACCGTGCGGTCCGAGCGGCCAGGAACGCCTTCGAGAGCGAGGCGTGGGGCGAGTTCACGCAGAGTCGACGCCGCACTCTCCTGAACGAGATAGCCGACGCGGTCGCGGACAACGTCGAGGAGCTCGCCGAGCTCGAGACCAGGCAGAACGGGCGCATCTTCGCAGAGACGAAGGGGCAACTCGGCCACGTCGTCGAGTACCTCCGGTATTTCGGGCGGCTCTGCGAGCAGGCCGGGAGCGGCCGCATCAATCCCGTCGACGGCACGAAGGAGGAGATGTTCTGCTACACCAAGCGGGAGCCGTACGGCGTCGTCGGCGCAGTTACGCCCTGGAACGCACCGCTCTTGCTCTCCGTCTGGAAGCTGGCGCCCGCGCTCGCGGCCGGGAACGCGTTCGTCCACAAACCCAGCGAGCAGACGCCGGTGAGCGCGCTGCGCTTCGCGGAATTGGTCGCCGAGGAGACCTCGCTCCCGGACGGAATCTACGATGTCGTTCCGGGTTACGGGACCGAGGCGGGGAGCGCGCTCGTCGGGCACGACGACGTCGACAAGGTGGCGTTCACCGGCAGCACCGCCACCGGCCGCGAGATCGCGGCCGAGGCCGGGCGGAATCTCTCCGCGGTCTCCGTCGAACTCGGCGGGAAGAGCCCGAACGTCGTCTTCCCGAGCGCCGACCTCGAGAACGCCATCAACGGCGTGATGAAGGGCATCTTCGCGTCGACGGGACAGGTGTGTATGGCGGGGTCCCGCGTGCTCGTCCACGAGCGCGTCCACGACGAGTTCGTCGCGGAGCTCGTCGAGCGCCTCCAGGGCGTCGAGGTGGGCGACCCGATGGACCCGGAGACGGACGTCGGGCCGATGGCGTTCCGGGAGCAGTGGGAGACGGTGGAGGAGTACGTCGACCTCGGCGTCGAATCGGGCGCGACGCTCGCCTACGGCGGCGGGATGCCCGAGGGCGCACCGGGCGAGTGCTTCATCGAACCGACGATACTGACCGACGTGGAGAGCGACATGCGGGTCGCACAGGAGGAGATCTTCGGCCCCGTCGCCGCCGTCATCCCCTTCGAGGACGAGGCGGACGCGACGCGGCTCGCCAACGACGTGGACTTCGGGCTCGCGGCGGGCGTCTGGACCGAGGACATGCGGCAAGCCCACCGGATGGTCGACGCCATCGACGCCGGGACGGTATGGGTAAACCAGTACCGTCTCGTCGCCCCGAACGTCCCCTTCGGCGGATTCAAGGACAGCGGCATCGGCCGGGAGGCCGGCCCCGAAGGACTCGAGGAGTACTATCAGACGAAGAGCGTCTGGTTCGACCTCGCCGGCGACGTCAGGGACCCGTTCGCGGGCGACTACTGA
- a CDS encoding aminotransferase class V-fold PLP-dependent enzyme — protein MAVSVSDWRDEIPAISEYDRIHLNNCSASPLPERGREARRECERVWMEEPNPWETWLAKVNESKERFASLINADPSQIAVLSCATQALAQVASALDYDDRDEVVVSDLEFPTVPQFWYAQERKRGARLRVAESEDGLRVSADAYADAMSDRTSLVCTAHAYSFTGGLMDPKAVADEVHDRGGYLFLDAYQSIGVVPIDVEEQDIDMLTAGTLKFLMGGPGIAFLYVDDDVAAELEPANMGWFSVDDIFGFETEEPEYAPGARRFEMGTPPAPNAYQASAGMSIIQEVGTETIRERVLERTAQLIEGAIDRGFSVRTPLKDAHRGGVVNVQVQSPETAAQRLMDDGICISTRAGGVRFSPHFYTTEADVDTALDALAEHATPP, from the coding sequence ATGGCCGTGTCAGTAAGCGACTGGCGAGACGAGATTCCGGCGATCAGCGAGTACGACCGCATCCACCTCAACAACTGTTCGGCGTCCCCGCTCCCGGAACGCGGCCGCGAGGCCCGCCGGGAGTGCGAGCGCGTCTGGATGGAGGAACCGAACCCGTGGGAGACCTGGCTCGCGAAGGTGAACGAGTCGAAGGAGCGCTTCGCGTCGCTCATCAACGCCGACCCCTCCCAGATCGCGGTCCTCTCCTGCGCGACGCAGGCGCTCGCACAGGTCGCGAGCGCCCTCGACTACGACGACCGCGACGAGGTGGTCGTCAGCGACCTGGAGTTCCCGACCGTCCCGCAGTTCTGGTACGCGCAGGAGCGAAAGCGTGGAGCTCGCCTCCGCGTCGCCGAGTCCGAGGACGGCCTCCGAGTCTCAGCCGACGCGTACGCGGACGCCATGTCAGACCGGACGAGCCTCGTCTGCACCGCGCACGCCTACTCGTTCACGGGCGGACTAATGGACCCGAAGGCGGTCGCCGACGAGGTCCACGACCGCGGCGGGTACCTCTTCCTCGACGCGTACCAGTCGATCGGCGTCGTTCCCATCGACGTCGAGGAACAGGACATCGACATGCTGACCGCGGGAACCCTGAAGTTCCTCATGGGCGGCCCGGGAATCGCGTTCCTCTACGTCGACGACGACGTCGCGGCCGAACTCGAACCCGCGAACATGGGCTGGTTCAGCGTCGACGACATCTTCGGGTTCGAGACCGAAGAGCCCGAGTACGCGCCCGGCGCCCGGCGCTTCGAGATGGGGACGCCGCCGGCCCCGAACGCCTACCAGGCCAGCGCAGGCATGAGCATCATCCAGGAGGTCGGCACGGAGACGATCCGCGAGCGCGTCCTCGAACGCACCGCCCAGCTCATCGAGGGCGCCATCGACCGGGGCTTCTCGGTCCGCACCCCGCTCAAGGACGCCCACCGCGGCGGCGTCGTCAACGTCCAGGTCCAGTCGCCCGAGACCGCCGCGCAGCGGCTGATGGACGACGGCATCTGCATCAGCACGCGCGCCGGCGGCGTCCGCTTCTCCCCGCACTTCTACACGACCGAGGCCGACGTCGACACCGCCCTCGACGCGCTCGCCGAGCACGCGACGCCACCCTGA
- a CDS encoding peroxiredoxin, with protein MLETNQPAPEFALPNHDGETVRLSDFDGERVVLYFYPKAGTSGCTIEANDFSDSWEAFRERDVQVLGVSTDSVDDIAAFRDDQEIPFPLLSDEDGSVARRYETFGTPDVDGETVEIAFRNTYVIDPDGEIEAVYEGVSPEGHAKELLDDIDELRDE; from the coding sequence ATGCTAGAGACGAACCAACCGGCCCCGGAGTTCGCACTCCCGAACCACGACGGCGAGACGGTACGGCTATCGGACTTCGACGGCGAACGCGTCGTCCTATACTTCTACCCGAAGGCGGGAACGAGCGGCTGTACCATCGAGGCGAACGACTTCAGTGACTCCTGGGAAGCGTTTCGGGAGCGCGACGTTCAGGTCCTCGGCGTCTCGACCGACTCCGTCGACGACATCGCAGCGTTCAGAGACGACCAAGAGATACCGTTCCCCTTGCTGAGCGACGAAGACGGATCGGTGGCACGACGCTACGAGACGTTCGGAACACCGGACGTCGACGGTGAAACAGTCGAAATAGCGTTCCGGAATACTTACGTAATCGATCCCGACGGCGAGATCGAAGCCGTCTACGAAGGCGTCTCTCCAGAAGGCCACGCAAAGGAGCTCCTGGACGACATAGACGAACTTCGAGACGAGTGA
- a CDS encoding cupin domain-containing protein, which translates to MTGPDELDVPDFEAFLPQEAYKIRARDVDGIDLYEDAEDVDDVGEADESPPDFTSHVFRSNDFNISYMESEPGGTIDWHTHTPHMYQINVPIAGRVEISYEDEDGEIHTVEAGPEEMVYLPPGAKNKVTAIGDEQLRLYVVYRQIVVPQIEEMVGIADQHARTNPGLEIDTLRGIIHSIQDHAVDEF; encoded by the coding sequence ATGACTGGACCAGACGAACTCGACGTCCCGGACTTTGAAGCGTTCCTCCCGCAGGAAGCGTACAAGATCCGGGCCAGAGACGTAGACGGTATCGACCTCTACGAGGACGCGGAGGACGTCGACGACGTCGGAGAGGCCGACGAGTCGCCACCGGACTTCACGTCGCACGTCTTCCGGTCGAACGACTTCAACATCTCCTACATGGAGAGCGAACCGGGTGGCACGATAGACTGGCACACTCACACCCCCCACATGTACCAGATCAACGTGCCGATCGCCGGTCGCGTCGAGATATCGTACGAAGACGAAGACGGCGAGATTCACACCGTCGAAGCAGGACCCGAGGAGATGGTCTATCTGCCGCCGGGCGCGAAGAACAAGGTGACGGCCATCGGTGACGAGCAACTCAGACTGTACGTCGTCTACCGACAGATCGTCGTCCCCCAGATCGAGGAGATGGTCGGAATCGCGGACCAGCACGCGCGCACCAACCCCGGACTCGAGATAGATACCCTCAGAGGCATCATTCATTCAATCCAGGACCACGCCGTCGACGAGTTCTAG
- a CDS encoding ABC transporter permease — protein MSGSQGTATVGESIGDSVGSTIDYLKPIVGLVVVWEVIATFELVPSQSLPHTYVVAETLVDLVSTGSLLELAALTAGRAFLAFLIAIVIGVALGLAMAQSTVVGWFFDPIISLGFPIPKVTLVPVYVLWFGFGNVPAVALAVTSAVFPIVIATYDGARGIKRELVWSARSMGVSRVGVAREVVLPAALPSIFNGVQIALFLSFVVVVVAEMVTAGGGLGQMLTESVRFFQTATTIAAVITVAVIGLVSDRLFRLLRGRLLRWTDDA, from the coding sequence ATGAGCGGCTCGCAGGGCACGGCCACCGTCGGCGAGTCCATCGGCGATTCCGTCGGGTCGACGATCGACTACCTGAAACCGATCGTGGGTCTCGTCGTCGTCTGGGAAGTCATCGCGACGTTCGAACTCGTCCCCTCGCAGTCGCTCCCGCACACGTACGTCGTCGCCGAGACGCTCGTCGACCTCGTCAGCACCGGGTCGCTGCTGGAACTCGCCGCGCTCACGGCGGGCCGCGCGTTCCTCGCGTTCCTGATCGCGATCGTGATCGGCGTCGCGCTCGGGCTCGCGATGGCACAGTCGACGGTCGTCGGGTGGTTCTTCGACCCGATCATCTCGCTGGGCTTTCCCATCCCGAAGGTGACGCTCGTCCCCGTCTACGTCCTCTGGTTCGGGTTCGGGAACGTCCCGGCTGTCGCGCTCGCGGTGACCTCGGCGGTGTTCCCGATCGTCATCGCGACGTACGACGGTGCGCGCGGCATCAAGCGAGAGCTCGTCTGGTCGGCGCGCTCTATGGGCGTCTCCCGGGTCGGCGTGGCCAGAGAGGTCGTCCTCCCCGCCGCACTCCCCTCTATCTTCAACGGCGTCCAGATCGCGCTGTTCCTCTCGTTCGTCGTCGTCGTCGTCGCGGAGATGGTCACGGCCGGCGGCGGCCTCGGACAGATGCTCACCGAGTCCGTCCGGTTCTTCCAGACCGCGACCACCATCGCCGCCGTCATCACCGTCGCCGTCATCGGACTCGTCTCCGACCGCCTGTTCCGGCTGCTCCGCGGCCGACTGCTCCGGTGGACCGACGACGCCTGA
- a CDS encoding ABC transporter permease, with product MAGTHRSTFRQRVGDVYDRWLLLRWLSKLVPIGVMLGLWELASGRLVPAAILPPFSATAEQIVVLGSSPEFHGHATDTLFRGFAGIVIATILAVPMGLAMARNDRIRRTLEPIVSLTYPVPKSPLIPLVIFWLGIGNASRITLAVIGSFLPILLSSFNGADTVERELIWSARSMGVSRLEEVYEVVFPAAVPTIMTGVRIGLIFSFVIIVSSEMILAQTGLGVLVTDYGQFGQYSKVFAVVSWIAFLVAGIDRLYLLVASRLLSWSERGVTGI from the coding sequence ATGGCGGGAACGCATCGATCGACGTTCCGACAGCGCGTCGGGGACGTCTACGACCGCTGGTTGCTACTGCGCTGGCTCAGCAAACTCGTCCCGATCGGCGTGATGCTCGGGCTCTGGGAGCTCGCGTCCGGACGGCTCGTGCCCGCCGCGATACTGCCGCCGTTCTCCGCGACGGCGGAACAGATCGTCGTCCTCGGGTCGAGCCCGGAGTTCCACGGCCACGCGACGGACACCCTGTTCCGCGGGTTCGCCGGCATCGTCATCGCGACGATACTGGCAGTGCCGATGGGGCTCGCGATGGCGCGCAACGACCGCATCAGGCGGACGCTCGAACCCATCGTCTCCCTCACGTACCCCGTCCCGAAGTCGCCACTCATCCCCCTCGTGATCTTCTGGCTCGGCATCGGGAACGCCTCCCGGATCACGCTCGCCGTCATCGGCTCGTTCCTCCCCATCCTCCTCTCGTCGTTCAACGGCGCGGACACCGTCGAACGCGAGCTCATCTGGTCGGCGCGCTCCATGGGCGTCAGTCGACTCGAAGAGGTGTACGAGGTGGTGTTCCCGGCGGCGGTGCCGACGATCATGACGGGCGTCCGGATCGGCCTGATCTTCTCGTTCGTCATCATCGTCTCCTCGGAGATGATCCTCGCCCAGACCGGATTGGGCGTCCTCGTCACCGACTACGGACAGTTCGGCCAGTACTCGAAGGTGTTCGCGGTCGTCTCCTGGATCGCGTTCCTGGTCGCCGGCATCGACCGCCTCTACTTGCTGGTCGCCAGTCGCCTCCTGTCCTGGAGCGAACGCGGGGTGACCGGAATATGA
- a CDS encoding ABC transporter ATP-binding protein, translating to MSIIALDDVTHIYGSGEESVTAIEGLSLTIDDDEFVSVIGPSGCGKSTLLYIVGGFIESTHGTVSVDGVPVEGPGTDRGVIFQEYALYPWKTVMENVTFGLRHASPETEDVEARARTFIERVGLGGFEDKYPKELSGGMKQRVAIARTLAYDPEVLLLDEPFGALDAQTKEVLQEDLLELCRETNKTVLFITHDIEEAVYLSDRVVTMTAHPGEKKTEFAVDLDRSGSRDEVFATDEFVDVAKRARTAVREEMVLNR from the coding sequence ATGTCCATAATCGCGCTTGACGACGTCACGCACATCTACGGGTCCGGCGAAGAGAGCGTGACGGCGATCGAGGGCCTGTCGCTGACGATCGACGACGACGAGTTCGTCTCGGTGATCGGACCGAGCGGCTGCGGGAAGAGCACGCTCCTCTACATCGTCGGTGGGTTCATCGAGTCGACGCATGGGACGGTATCGGTCGACGGCGTTCCCGTCGAGGGACCGGGGACTGACCGCGGCGTCATCTTCCAGGAGTACGCCTTGTACCCGTGGAAGACGGTCATGGAGAACGTGACGTTCGGCCTCCGGCACGCGAGCCCGGAGACCGAGGACGTCGAGGCGCGTGCGAGGACGTTCATCGAGCGCGTCGGGCTCGGCGGCTTCGAGGACAAGTACCCGAAGGAGCTCTCGGGCGGGATGAAGCAACGCGTCGCCATCGCACGGACGCTCGCGTACGACCCCGAGGTGCTGTTGCTCGACGAGCCGTTCGGGGCGCTCGACGCGCAGACGAAGGAGGTGCTCCAGGAGGACCTCCTGGAACTCTGCCGGGAGACGAACAAGACCGTCCTGTTCATCACGCACGACATCGAGGAGGCCGTCTACCTCTCCGATCGCGTCGTGACGATGACCGCCCATCCCGGGGAGAAGAAGACGGAGTTCGCGGTCGACCTCGACCGCAGCGGGTCCCGCGACGAGGTGTTCGCGACGGACGAGTTCGTCGACGTCGCGAAGCGGGCGCGCACCGCGGTGCGGGAGGAGATGGTCCTCAACCGGTAG
- a CDS encoding ABC transporter substrate-binding protein codes for MPDRASSRPSRRTFLRVAGTAGVVGAAGCLNGGNGGDGGDGGDGDGGGGDGGDGGDGGGGDGGDGGETPTIRYASISGAELNDLMAMFHKSSHIPENVFEQNGEAYEFELVDVQSTPVVVSTLGAKEADAGLLAYSSVANAIQQGTISSGPSIVAPLTYDGPRYADTYNSVSGSDVTEIADIEGGSLGVNGIGSAIDIAARVVFTRNDISLSNVNFREVSFGAMPSTLSEGRVDVGTFIQPFYEMNRDDVQTVFDTTDAFGSFLKIFLTVRNEFLDANEDAVRAWLDDFWKGIQWWIDDANSEQRLDIAEEVVGLPRPVLEELVQTEKGYYHGEDGLRINPEWLQKPVDGMAEVGFLDSEIDMGEYVDNSYLPEDANQEPDI; via the coding sequence ATGCCTGACAGGGCTTCATCACGGCCGAGTAGGCGCACGTTCCTTCGAGTAGCTGGTACCGCTGGCGTCGTCGGGGCTGCCGGTTGCCTCAATGGTGGCAACGGCGGCGACGGCGGCGACGGTGGCGACGGCGACGGCGGTGGCGGGGACGGCGGGGACGGTGGAGATGGCGGTGGCGGGGACGGCGGAGACGGCGGCGAGACGCCGACGATCCGCTACGCGAGCATCTCCGGCGCGGAACTGAACGACCTGATGGCGATGTTCCACAAGTCCTCGCACATCCCGGAGAACGTCTTCGAGCAGAACGGCGAGGCCTACGAATTCGAGCTGGTGGACGTCCAGAGCACGCCCGTCGTCGTCAGCACGCTCGGCGCGAAGGAGGCCGACGCGGGCCTGCTCGCGTACTCGTCGGTGGCGAACGCCATCCAGCAGGGAACGATCTCGTCCGGCCCGAGCATCGTCGCTCCGCTCACGTACGACGGACCGCGATACGCGGACACGTACAATTCGGTCAGCGGGTCGGACGTCACGGAGATCGCAGACATCGAAGGTGGCTCCCTCGGCGTGAACGGCATCGGGTCCGCGATCGACATCGCCGCACGCGTCGTCTTCACTCGCAACGACATCAGTCTCAGTAACGTCAACTTCCGCGAGGTGTCCTTCGGTGCGATGCCGTCGACGCTCAGCGAGGGGCGCGTCGACGTCGGGACGTTCATCCAGCCGTTCTACGAGATGAACCGGGACGACGTCCAGACCGTCTTCGACACGACCGACGCGTTCGGGTCGTTCCTGAAGATCTTCCTCACCGTCCGGAACGAGTTCCTGGACGCGAACGAGGACGCGGTCCGCGCGTGGCTCGACGACTTCTGGAAGGGCATCCAGTGGTGGATCGACGACGCGAACAGCGAGCAGCGACTCGACATCGCGGAGGAAGTCGTCGGCCTCCCGAGGCCCGTCCTCGAGGAACTCGTCCAGACCGAGAAGGGGTACTATCACGGCGAGGACGGACTCCGCATCAACCCCGAGTGGCTCCAGAAGCCCGTCGACGGGATGGCGGAGGTCGGGTTCCTCGACTCGGAGATCGATATGGGCGAGTACGTCGACAACTCCTACCTCCCCGAGGACGCGAACCAGGAGCCGGACATCTGA
- a CDS encoding SLC13 family permease, giving the protein MHLRARWLRRESLPWLSVPVGVLAAIAILTAAPVDDATATMLAITVFCIVLWVATPVPPSFTGIVCIGLVGVTFSTDLALTGFQSATMWLVVFGLLLGEAARESGLAAWGGAQIRTLAWPAETDALAARVAYGRLLVVSCAAALAFALLVPSALVRILTLAPIVAKLGEAFDDDRARIGIFLGPLLVTFYAAPGIFTAGLPNIITTGIAESLGSTTASWTTWTLQMFPVMGFGRAVVVTAVVYLKFRPGDAADVSVPSGRSALRGSERRMLAFLLVGVLLWTTDAVHGLHPFFGALVVVLLALLPGVGVVTFDDLADTDFSIIFFLGAVFAIGAGLSETGFAASAAESLLTLIPTGAPLWLVLVLVFAATIALTFLMEGLAVASVLTPVLVSFAQRSGLPVDPLLMIESVALSTFFFPYQTVIFVAILGEGVVDAVTLVKTATWVSILATLLLLPLQIGLFVLLY; this is encoded by the coding sequence ATGCATCTACGCGCTCGCTGGCTTCGCCGCGAATCGTTGCCGTGGCTGTCGGTACCGGTCGGTGTCCTCGCGGCGATCGCGATACTGACGGCCGCACCGGTCGACGACGCGACCGCAACGATGCTCGCCATCACGGTGTTCTGCATCGTCCTCTGGGTAGCGACGCCGGTGCCGCCGTCGTTCACCGGCATCGTCTGCATCGGTCTCGTCGGGGTGACGTTCTCCACCGACCTCGCGTTGACGGGGTTCCAGTCGGCGACGATGTGGCTCGTCGTCTTCGGACTCCTGCTGGGTGAAGCGGCCAGGGAGAGCGGTCTCGCTGCGTGGGGCGGTGCCCAGATCAGGACGCTCGCCTGGCCTGCCGAGACGGACGCGCTCGCCGCTCGCGTGGCGTACGGTCGACTCCTCGTCGTCTCGTGTGCGGCGGCGCTCGCCTTCGCGCTCCTCGTCCCGTCCGCGCTCGTCCGCATCCTCACGCTCGCGCCGATCGTGGCGAAGCTCGGGGAGGCGTTCGACGACGACCGCGCGCGGATCGGGATCTTCCTCGGCCCGCTGCTCGTGACGTTCTACGCCGCTCCCGGCATCTTCACCGCCGGGTTGCCGAACATCATCACGACCGGGATCGCGGAGTCGCTCGGCTCGACGACCGCGTCATGGACGACCTGGACGCTCCAGATGTTCCCGGTGATGGGCTTCGGGCGCGCTGTCGTCGTAACGGCGGTCGTCTACCTCAAGTTCCGCCCCGGCGACGCCGCCGACGTCAGCGTCCCGTCCGGGCGGAGCGCGCTCCGGGGGTCGGAACGACGGATGCTCGCGTTCTTGCTCGTCGGCGTCCTCCTCTGGACGACGGACGCCGTCCACGGCCTGCATCCGTTCTTCGGCGCGCTCGTCGTCGTCCTCCTCGCGCTCCTCCCCGGCGTCGGCGTCGTCACGTTCGACGACCTCGCGGACACGGACTTCTCGATCATCTTCTTCCTCGGCGCCGTCTTCGCCATCGGCGCCGGCCTCTCCGAGACGGGATTCGCCGCGAGCGCGGCGGAGTCGCTCCTGACGCTGATCCCGACGGGCGCACCCCTCTGGCTGGTCCTCGTCCTCGTGTTCGCCGCCACCATCGCGCTCACGTTCCTCATGGAGGGACTGGCCGTCGCGTCCGTCCTGACGCCCGTGCTCGTCTCGTTCGCCCAGCGCAGCGGCCTCCCGGTCGACCCACTCCTGATGATCGAGTCCGTCGCCCTCAGCACGTTCTTCTTCCCGTACCAGACCGTCATCTTCGTCGCCATCCTGGGCGAGGGCGTCGTCGACGCCGTCACGCTCGTCAAGACCGCCACCTGGGTCTCGATACTCGCGACGCTCCTCCTCCTCCCGCTCCAGATCGGCCTGTTCGTCCTCCTCTACTGA
- the trpB gene encoding tryptophan synthase subunit beta, translating to MSQGDFEGYGGRHVPEPLEEPLEQLAAAYDDIGQSEAFQADFRRHLEEYAGRPTPVYHAANLSDPYDAEIYLKREDLLHGGAHKINNCLGQALLAKKAGKKRLIAETGAGQHGTATAMVGALFDLDTEIYMGKKDVERQKMNVFRMRLMGAEVNEVTRGGQGLGDAVDAALEDFAGNVEDTHYLVGSVVGPDPFPRMVRDFQSVIGTEAREQFRERTGGLPDAAVACVGGGSNAIGLFHAFRDDDVDFYGAEGGGEGGGSKRHAAPLAEGKDDVIHGMKTRVIDDDVDVHSVSAGLDYPGVGPEHAMFRAVGRCEYTGVTDEEALAAFRELSETEGIIPALESSHGVARALQLAEDGEHDTILVNLSGRGDKDMQTAAELFDFD from the coding sequence ATGTCACAAGGTGATTTCGAGGGATACGGCGGTCGGCACGTCCCGGAACCGCTCGAGGAACCGCTCGAACAGCTCGCCGCCGCGTACGACGACATCGGCCAGTCGGAGGCGTTCCAGGCGGACTTCCGACGCCACCTCGAGGAGTACGCCGGACGACCGACACCGGTGTATCACGCCGCGAACCTGAGCGACCCGTACGACGCCGAGATATACCTCAAGCGAGAGGACCTCCTCCACGGGGGCGCACACAAGATCAACAACTGCCTCGGACAGGCGCTACTCGCGAAGAAAGCCGGGAAGAAGCGCCTGATCGCCGAGACCGGCGCCGGCCAGCACGGGACTGCCACCGCAATGGTCGGCGCGCTGTTCGACCTCGACACCGAGATCTACATGGGGAAGAAGGACGTCGAGCGCCAGAAGATGAACGTCTTCCGCATGCGCCTCATGGGCGCCGAAGTCAACGAGGTCACGCGCGGCGGCCAGGGCCTCGGGGACGCCGTCGACGCCGCCCTGGAGGACTTCGCGGGGAACGTCGAGGACACCCACTACCTCGTCGGGAGCGTCGTCGGCCCCGACCCGTTCCCGCGGATGGTGCGGGACTTCCAGAGCGTCATCGGCACCGAAGCCCGCGAGCAGTTCCGCGAACGAACCGGCGGGCTCCCGGACGCAGCGGTCGCGTGCGTCGGCGGCGGCTCGAACGCCATCGGGCTGTTCCACGCGTTCCGGGACGACGACGTCGACTTCTACGGCGCCGAGGGCGGCGGCGAGGGCGGGGGGTCGAAGCGCCACGCCGCCCCGCTCGCCGAGGGCAAGGACGACGTCATCCACGGCATGAAGACGCGCGTCATCGACGACGACGTCGACGTGCACTCGGTCTCCGCCGGCCTCGACTACCCCGGCGTCGGCCCAGAGCACGCGATGTTCCGCGCCGTCGGCCGCTGCGAGTACACCGGCGTCACCGACGAGGAAGCGCTGGCCGCGTTCCGAGAGCTCAGCGAGACCGAGGGCATCATCCCGGCGCTCGAGTCCAGTCACGGCGTCGCGCGCGCACTCCAGCTCGCCGAGGACGGCGAGCACGACACCATCCTCGTCAACCTCTCCGGTCGCGGGGACAAGGACATGCAGACCGCGGCCGAACTGTTCGACTTCGACTGA